One window from the genome of Nicotiana tomentosiformis chromosome 5, ASM39032v3, whole genome shotgun sequence encodes:
- the LOC138892752 gene encoding uncharacterized protein, with translation MLTTFKQANIHEEWRQDMKAEYDALMRNQTWKLVPRAPMKNIVDRKWLYRIKRKSDGSIDRYKDCLVAKGFSQRPNLNLYETFSPVDKPTTVRMFMQNSTDEHTKAVKGILRYLKATATSSLRILRTRTTIFTCILMQIESVTRMTEYPLQHFNPVFHSRMKHITVDFSYVGNQVQAHQILVKHTDACDQLADTLTKPLPKPAFAMCRSKLGIVAPHLT, from the exons ATGCTAACAACCTTCAAACAAGCTAATATCCATGAAGAGTGGAGACAAGATATGAAAGCAGAATATGATGCTTTGATGAGGAATCAAACTTGGAAATTGGTACCAAGAGCCCCAATGAAAAATATTGTGGACCGCAAGTGGTTGTATCGCATAAAGAGAAAATCAGATGGCTCTATAGATCGCTACAAAGATTGCCTGGTTGCAAAGGGGTTCTCGCAACGCCCTAACTTGAATTTATACGAAACCTTCAGTCCAGTTGACAAACCAACAACAGTGCGGATG TTTATGCAGAACTCTACTGATGAACATACGAAGGCTGTTAAAGGGATATTACGCTATCTTAAAGCCACAGCAACTTCAAGTCTTCGAATTCTTCGCACTCGGACAACAATCTTTACATGTATCCTGATGCAGATTGAGTCGGTGACCCGAATGACAGAATATCCACTTCAG CATTTCAATCCAGTGTTTCATAGCCGAATGAAGCATATAACTGTAGACTTCTCTTATGTTGGGAACCAAGTTCAAGCACACCAGATTCTTGTTAAACACACTGATGCTTGTGATCAACTTGCTGATACCTTGACCAAGCCATTACCAAAACCAGCCTTTGCTATGTGCCGTTCCAAGTTAGGCATTGTTGCACCACACCTAACTTGA